Proteins encoded together in one Acidimicrobiales bacterium window:
- the ssb gene encoding single-stranded DNA-binding protein: MAPGNTVNIVGNATRDPELRFTPSGQAVASFGVAVNRRWQNRQTQEWEEAVSFFDITCWGQLAENVAESVQKGTRVVVDGRLDQRSWETEQGDKRSKVEIVADEVAPSLRWATAQITKNERRDGGDGGGFGGGGGGGSRPVPNEPPAGYDDEEPF, from the coding sequence ATGGCACCCGGAAACACCGTGAACATCGTGGGCAACGCCACCCGCGACCCCGAGCTGCGCTTCACCCCGTCGGGCCAGGCCGTGGCCAGCTTCGGCGTGGCCGTGAACCGCCGCTGGCAGAACCGCCAGACCCAGGAGTGGGAAGAGGCCGTGAGCTTCTTCGACATCACCTGCTGGGGCCAGCTCGCCGAGAACGTGGCCGAGTCCGTCCAGAAGGGCACCCGCGTGGTGGTCGACGGCCGCCTCGACCAGCGCTCCTGGGAGACCGAGCAGGGCGACAAGCGGTCCAAGGTGGAGATCGTGGCCGACGAGGTCGCCCCCAGCCTGCGCTGGGCCACCGCCCAGATCACCAAGAACGAGCGCCGCGACGGCGGCGACGGCGGCGGCTTCGGCGGCGGCGGTGGCGGCGGGAGCCGTCCCGTCCCCAACGAGCCGCCCGCCGGTTACGACGACGAGGAGCCCTTCTAG
- a CDS encoding nucleoside hydrolase, with protein MGERPAVILDCDPGHDDTVALVVAAAFTDLVAVTTVSGNAPLADVTRNALAVTELFAIDVPVHAGSPRPLVAPARHAPAVHGETGLGGTLLPAPTRTVAAAHAVEVLLDATRARPGCWLVPVGPLTNIALALRLDPTLLDRIAGISLMGGGDRTGNVTPTAEFNVWADPEAAAIVFEAGAQVPFRMAGLDVTHQVRMTAADGDALRATGTTRGAFLADLLAYYGRHGRAATPGAAPGSPMHDPLAVLAVTHPHLFTHTHRPVHVELVGGSRGTTVVDTRDHAPADAASCDVAEAVDADAVRALILDTLLAACTPA; from the coding sequence GTGGGTGAGCGGCCGGCGGTGATCCTCGACTGCGATCCGGGCCACGACGACACCGTCGCCCTGGTGGTGGCTGCCGCCTTCACCGACCTGGTGGCGGTGACGACGGTGAGCGGGAACGCCCCGCTGGCCGACGTCACCCGCAACGCCCTCGCCGTCACCGAGCTGTTCGCCATCGACGTCCCCGTGCACGCCGGAAGCCCACGGCCCCTCGTGGCGCCGGCCCGCCACGCGCCGGCGGTCCACGGCGAGACCGGCCTCGGTGGCACCTTGCTGCCGGCGCCCACCCGGACGGTCGCCGCCGCGCACGCCGTCGAGGTGCTGCTGGACGCCACCCGGGCCCGGCCCGGCTGCTGGCTCGTGCCCGTCGGGCCCCTGACCAACATCGCCTTGGCCCTGCGCCTCGACCCGACCCTGCTCGACCGCATCGCCGGCATCTCGCTCATGGGCGGCGGCGACCGCACCGGCAACGTCACGCCCACGGCCGAGTTCAACGTCTGGGCCGACCCGGAGGCCGCCGCCATCGTGTTCGAGGCCGGGGCGCAGGTCCCGTTCCGCATGGCCGGCCTCGACGTCACCCACCAGGTGCGCATGACCGCCGCCGACGGCGACGCCCTGCGCGCCACGGGCACCACCCGCGGGGCCTTCCTGGCCGACCTGCTCGCCTACTACGGCCGCCACGGCCGGGCCGCGACCCCGGGCGCCGCCCCCGGCAGCCCGATGCACGACCCCCTCGCCGTACTCGCCGTGACCCACCCCCACCTGTTCACCCACACCCACCGGCCCGTCCATGTCGAGCTGGTCGGCGGCAGCCGGGGCACGACCGTGGTCGACACCCGGGACCACGCCCCCGCCGACGCCGCCTCCTGCGACGTGGCCGAGGCCGTCGACGCCGACGCCGTGCGCGCCCTCATCCTCGACACCCTCCTGGCCGCCTGCACCCCCGCCTGA
- a CDS encoding class I SAM-dependent RNA methyltransferase, giving the protein METPAGTTEVTAERMVPGGLALSRDDDGRVVLVAGAIPGERVAVATEVRRGAVHGEVVEVLDPSLDRIEPPCPFVALGCGGCDWQHVGEERQRSMRLEIVTDALRRIGRLDDPVVRPGPPIPAERTRTTLRVAVVDGRLGLRAEGSHEVVPVDDCLVAHPALADLLARGVLDPGRARELTLRVATDRSGAATDVLVVAEPTAKGVQAPDDVTVIGADELERGTRRWLTTSLAGHDFRVSARSFLQVRPEGAAALVAVARDQLAGAPDGPFADLYGGIGLFAATCAGDRPVVLVERSKSATADARVNLAHLAGDVRVISQPVEGWRTSPAAVVVADPARSGLGRQGVEKVVATGAARVVLVSCDAGSLGRDAAALVAAGYSHVESVVLDLFGHTGHVEVVSRFDRA; this is encoded by the coding sequence ATGGAGACGCCGGCGGGGACGACCGAGGTGACCGCCGAGCGCATGGTGCCGGGCGGCCTCGCCCTGAGCCGAGACGACGACGGCCGTGTGGTGCTCGTCGCCGGCGCCATCCCCGGCGAGCGCGTGGCCGTCGCCACCGAGGTGCGCCGCGGCGCCGTCCACGGCGAGGTGGTCGAGGTGCTCGACCCCTCCCTCGACCGGATCGAGCCGCCCTGCCCATTCGTCGCCCTGGGCTGCGGCGGCTGCGACTGGCAGCACGTCGGCGAGGAGCGCCAGCGGTCCATGCGCCTCGAGATCGTGACCGACGCGCTCCGCCGCATCGGCCGCCTCGACGATCCCGTCGTCCGCCCGGGCCCCCCGATCCCCGCCGAGCGCACCCGCACCACCCTGCGGGTGGCGGTGGTCGACGGGCGACTCGGCCTGCGGGCCGAGGGCAGCCACGAGGTCGTCCCCGTCGACGACTGCCTGGTCGCCCACCCCGCGCTCGCCGACCTGCTGGCCCGAGGGGTGCTCGACCCGGGCCGCGCCCGCGAGCTGACCCTGCGGGTGGCCACCGACCGCTCCGGCGCCGCCACCGACGTCCTCGTCGTGGCCGAGCCCACCGCCAAGGGAGTGCAGGCCCCGGACGACGTCACCGTCATCGGCGCCGACGAGCTCGAGCGGGGCACCCGCCGCTGGCTGACCACCTCGCTGGCCGGTCACGACTTCCGGGTGTCGGCCCGCTCGTTCCTCCAGGTGCGCCCCGAGGGCGCCGCCGCGCTCGTCGCCGTCGCCCGAGATCAGCTCGCCGGCGCCCCCGACGGCCCTTTCGCCGACCTGTACGGCGGCATCGGCCTCTTCGCCGCCACCTGTGCCGGCGACCGGCCGGTGGTGCTGGTGGAGCGCTCCAAGTCGGCCACCGCCGACGCCCGGGTCAACCTCGCCCACCTCGCCGGCGACGTCCGCGTGATCTCGCAGCCCGTCGAAGGCTGGCGCACCAGCCCCGCCGCCGTCGTGGTGGCCGACCCCGCCCGCTCCGGCCTGGGCCGCCAGGGCGTCGAGAAGGTCGTCGCCACCGGCGCCGCCCGGGTGGTGCTCGTGAGCTGCGACGCCGGCTCGCTCGGCCGGGACGCGGCGGCGCTGGTCGCCGCCGGCTACTCCCACGTCGAGTCCGTGGTGCTCGACCTCTTCGGCCACACCGGCCACGTCGAGGTCGTCAGCCGCTTCGATCGGGCCTGA
- the dnaB gene encoding replicative DNA helicase has product MSQSTDDAPPRATLTERPGASSGPHQAMRVPPHNLAAEESLLGAMLLSKDAIATAVELVDTDDFYKPAHGHIFEAVASLFSAGEPVDPITVAEELNRAGLLEGVGGPATLVSLQAGTPATSNAARYAKIVEEHSLLRRLIRVAGDIAELGYELPDDVTKAVDLAESMVFQVAQRRVTDSTAPIRDLLGGTLDRLEQLYERGDALTGVPTGYVDLDALLSGLQPSALIVVGARPSAGKTAFALGIASHVALTAERPVMFFSLEMSHLELTQRIICSEARVDSTRMRNGRLNESDWTKINSAIGRLAEAQLWIDDNPQLTVMEIRAKARRLKSRVGDLGLVVVDYLQLMTGRSSAESRQVEVSEISRGLKILARELECPVIALSQLSRSLEMRADKRPMLADLRESGCLTADTQIAAIDRDTGGTRRTTLGQLLSAGERDIPVWTLDEHLRFVPGVMTHVFSSGIKDTFELRLASGRVVTASANHPFLTVDGWVPLGDLAVGDRLAVRPTGPDDPTSKTVPAEVATYLDKAAAERGLDAGALLAEAGASAARAGVARRALRQVTEKVDDPWLHDLIEADVLWDTVSEIVPLGPKPVYDATVVGTHNFVANGIVAHNSIEQDSDVVMFIYRDDIYNEDSPDRGTAEIIVAKHRNGPTDKVRLAFLGHHTRFENMARGA; this is encoded by the coding sequence ATGTCGCAGTCGACCGACGACGCCCCGCCGCGGGCCACCCTCACCGAGCGCCCCGGCGCGAGCTCCGGTCCCCACCAGGCGATGCGCGTCCCGCCCCACAACCTGGCCGCCGAGGAGTCCCTCCTCGGCGCCATGTTGCTGTCCAAGGACGCCATCGCCACCGCGGTCGAACTGGTCGACACCGACGACTTCTACAAGCCTGCCCACGGCCACATCTTCGAAGCGGTCGCCTCGCTGTTCAGCGCCGGCGAGCCCGTCGACCCCATCACCGTGGCCGAGGAGCTCAACCGGGCCGGTCTGCTCGAGGGGGTCGGTGGCCCCGCCACCCTCGTCAGCCTCCAGGCCGGCACCCCCGCCACCTCCAACGCCGCCCGCTACGCCAAGATCGTCGAGGAGCACTCGCTGCTGCGCCGCCTCATCCGGGTGGCGGGCGACATCGCCGAGCTGGGCTACGAGCTGCCCGACGACGTCACCAAAGCCGTCGACCTGGCCGAGTCCATGGTCTTCCAGGTGGCCCAGCGCCGGGTCACCGACTCCACCGCGCCCATCCGCGACCTGCTCGGCGGCACCCTCGACCGTCTCGAGCAGCTCTACGAGCGCGGCGACGCCCTCACCGGCGTGCCCACCGGCTACGTCGACCTCGACGCCCTGCTCTCGGGCCTCCAGCCCAGCGCTCTCATCGTCGTCGGCGCCCGCCCCAGCGCGGGCAAGACCGCGTTCGCCCTGGGCATCGCCAGTCACGTGGCCCTCACCGCCGAGCGACCGGTCATGTTCTTCTCGCTCGAGATGAGCCACCTCGAGCTCACCCAGCGCATCATCTGCTCCGAGGCCCGGGTGGATTCCACCCGCATGCGAAACGGCCGCCTCAACGAGTCGGACTGGACCAAGATCAACAGCGCCATCGGCCGCCTCGCCGAGGCACAGCTGTGGATCGACGACAACCCCCAGCTCACGGTCATGGAGATCCGGGCCAAGGCCCGCCGGCTCAAGAGCCGGGTCGGTGACCTCGGCCTCGTGGTGGTCGACTACCTCCAGCTCATGACCGGCCGTTCCAGCGCCGAGAGCCGCCAGGTCGAGGTGTCCGAGATCTCCCGTGGCCTCAAGATCCTCGCCCGCGAGCTCGAGTGCCCGGTCATCGCCCTGTCCCAGCTCTCCCGAAGCCTCGAGATGCGCGCTGACAAGCGCCCGATGCTGGCGGACCTGCGCGAGTCGGGCTGCCTCACCGCCGACACCCAGATCGCGGCCATCGACCGCGACACCGGCGGCACTCGCCGCACCACCCTCGGCCAGCTGCTCTCCGCCGGCGAGCGCGACATCCCCGTGTGGACCCTCGACGAGCACCTGCGCTTCGTCCCCGGCGTGATGACCCACGTCTTCTCCAGCGGCATCAAGGACACGTTCGAGCTGCGCCTCGCCTCGGGCCGCGTCGTCACCGCGAGCGCCAACCACCCCTTCCTCACCGTGGACGGCTGGGTGCCCCTCGGCGATCTCGCCGTCGGCGACCGCCTCGCCGTGCGCCCCACCGGCCCCGACGACCCCACCTCCAAGACCGTTCCCGCCGAGGTGGCCACCTACCTCGACAAGGCCGCCGCCGAGCGGGGCCTCGACGCCGGCGCCCTCCTGGCCGAGGCCGGCGCCTCCGCTGCCCGGGCCGGCGTGGCCCGCCGGGCCCTGCGCCAGGTCACCGAGAAGGTCGACGACCCCTGGCTCCACGACCTCATCGAGGCCGACGTCCTCTGGGACACCGTCTCCGAGATCGTCCCCCTCGGTCCCAAGCCCGTCTACGACGCCACCGTGGTCGGCACCCACAACTTCGTGGCCAACGGCATCGTGGCCCACAACTCCATCGAGCAGGACTCCGACGTGGTGATGTTCATCTACCGCGACGACATCTACAACGAGGACTCCCCCGACCGCGGCACCGCCGAGATCATCGTGGCCAAGCACCGCAACGGCCCCACCGACAAGGTCCGCCTCGCCTTCCTCGGGCACCACACGCGCTTCGAGAACATGGCCAGGGGCGCTTGA
- a CDS encoding nitronate monooxygenase, translating to MRTAVTEMLGIDVPVLAFSHCRDVVAEVSKAGGLGVLGAVAHTPEALEIDLNWIEEQIGDKPYGVDLIIPAKYAGDDQGGFALADIAALIPAEHKAFVDDILARYEVPEPPADDEGPGRAGWQTSGGDAPFSANRAGPQLEIALAHRTSLVANALGPPPPEMIDQVKGAGRIVAALAGRGVHAERHVAAGVDLIVAQGSEAGGHTGEIGSMVLIPEVVDAVAPVPVLGAGGIGRGRQMAAAMALGAQGVWCGSVWLTTAEAETHPVVKSKMLAATSADTLRSRSLTGKPARMLRSSWTDEWDRPDTPDPLGMPLQPILTAQAQYRINRAAERHPGAEKLANYFVGQVVGTMNVSKTSRQVVFDMVEEFIESVEALAAQLED from the coding sequence ATGCGCACCGCCGTCACCGAGATGCTCGGCATCGACGTCCCCGTCCTCGCCTTCAGCCACTGCCGCGACGTCGTGGCCGAGGTCTCGAAGGCCGGGGGCCTGGGCGTGCTGGGCGCCGTGGCCCACACCCCCGAGGCCCTCGAGATCGACCTGAACTGGATCGAGGAGCAGATCGGCGACAAGCCCTACGGCGTCGACCTCATCATCCCCGCCAAGTACGCGGGCGACGACCAGGGCGGGTTCGCCCTCGCCGACATCGCCGCGCTCATCCCCGCCGAGCACAAGGCCTTCGTGGACGACATCCTCGCCCGCTACGAGGTCCCCGAGCCCCCCGCCGACGACGAGGGCCCCGGCCGCGCCGGCTGGCAGACCAGCGGCGGCGACGCCCCCTTCTCGGCCAACCGGGCCGGGCCGCAGCTCGAGATCGCGCTCGCCCACCGCACCTCGCTGGTGGCCAACGCCCTCGGTCCGCCGCCCCCCGAGATGATCGACCAGGTGAAGGGCGCCGGCCGGATCGTGGCGGCCCTCGCGGGCCGGGGCGTGCACGCCGAGCGCCACGTCGCCGCCGGCGTCGACCTCATCGTGGCGCAGGGCTCGGAGGCGGGCGGCCACACGGGCGAGATCGGCTCGATGGTGCTCATCCCCGAGGTGGTCGACGCGGTGGCGCCCGTCCCGGTGCTCGGCGCCGGCGGCATCGGCCGGGGCCGCCAGATGGCCGCGGCCATGGCCCTCGGCGCCCAGGGCGTCTGGTGCGGGTCGGTCTGGCTCACCACCGCCGAGGCCGAGACCCATCCCGTCGTGAAGTCCAAGATGCTGGCGGCCACGTCGGCCGACACGCTGCGCTCCCGCTCGCTCACCGGCAAGCCCGCCCGCATGCTGCGCTCGTCGTGGACCGACGAGTGGGACCGCCCCGACACGCCCGACCCGCTGGGTATGCCGCTCCAGCCCATCCTCACCGCGCAGGCGCAGTACCGCATCAACCGCGCCGCCGAGCGCCACCCCGGCGCCGAGAAGCTGGCCAACTACTTCGTGGGCCAGGTGGTCGGCACCATGAACGTGTCCAAGACGTCCCGCCAGGTCGTGTTCGACATGGTCGAGGAGTTCATCGAATCCGTCGAGGCCCTGGCGGCGCAGCTCGAGGACTGA
- the rpsF gene encoding 30S ribosomal protein S6, whose product MTRAYELMVIFESDLDESSVSAQVKKIGQTIEAGEGTVATTDVWGLRRFAYEINHKSEGIYVVLEIVTEAPNLDVLDRQLRLADEVVRHKILRLPEREATRRGLLGDAPAEDAAEAAPEAEPAPADAG is encoded by the coding sequence GTGACACGAGCGTATGAATTGATGGTCATCTTCGAGTCCGACCTCGACGAGTCGTCGGTGTCGGCCCAGGTCAAGAAGATCGGCCAGACCATCGAGGCGGGCGAGGGCACCGTGGCCACCACCGACGTGTGGGGCCTGCGCCGCTTCGCCTACGAGATCAACCACAAGAGCGAGGGCATCTACGTCGTCCTCGAGATCGTCACCGAGGCGCCCAACCTCGATGTCCTCGACCGCCAACTGCGGCTCGCGGACGAAGTCGTCCGCCACAAGATCCTGCGCCTGCCCGAGCGCGAGGCCACGCGTCGTGGCCTGCTCGGCGACGCGCCGGCCGAGGACGCCGCCGAGGCGGCGCCCGAGGCCGAACCTGCCCCGGCCGACGCCGGATAA
- a CDS encoding 30S ribosomal protein S18, translated as MAKKREVRGKNKDNARRSKKKISLLSQEKVVYVDYKDVNLLRRFMSDRAKIRARRVTGNDAQQQREVARAIKNAREMALLPYTNRVTTQRGGGRGDRERDRGLPRPDGPPPRPTGDTPPPPVGGSSDVEADLELDVELDGGGVAVAEATEAPAEAIEEGDE; from the coding sequence ATGGCCAAGAAACGAGAGGTGCGCGGCAAGAACAAGGACAACGCGCGCCGCAGCAAGAAGAAGATCTCCCTCCTGTCCCAGGAGAAGGTGGTCTACGTCGACTACAAGGACGTGAACCTGCTGCGCCGGTTCATGTCCGACCGGGCCAAGATCCGTGCCCGCCGCGTCACCGGCAACGACGCCCAGCAGCAGCGTGAGGTGGCCCGCGCCATCAAGAACGCCCGCGAGATGGCGCTCCTGCCCTACACCAACCGCGTCACCACCCAGCGCGGTGGTGGCCGAGGCGACCGCGAGCGCGATCGCGGGCTGCCCCGTCCCGACGGGCCGCCCCCGCGCCCGACCGGCGACACGCCGCCGCCTCCCGTGGGCGGCTCGTCCGATGTCGAGGCCGACCTCGAGCTCGATGTCGAGCTCGACGGCGGCGGCGTCGCGGTGGCCGAGGCCACCGAGGCGCCGGCGGAGGCCATCGAGGAGGGCGACGAGTGA
- a CDS encoding transglycosylase family protein, producing MNAVVANQIQQYLLAVYLNAVAASVPNQANWDRVAACESGGNWHLATGNGFYGGLQFSASTWRATGGTGLPHQHTRIEQIRRANILKDRAGLGQWPHCGSRFYG from the coding sequence ATGAACGCCGTGGTCGCCAACCAGATCCAGCAGTACCTGCTGGCCGTCTACCTCAACGCCGTGGCCGCCTCGGTGCCCAACCAGGCCAACTGGGACCGCGTCGCCGCCTGTGAGTCCGGTGGCAACTGGCACCTCGCCACCGGCAACGGCTTCTACGGCGGCCTCCAGTTCAGCGCCTCCACGTGGCGGGCGACGGGCGGGACCGGCCTCCCCCACCAGCACACCCGCATCGAGCAGATCCGCCGGGCCAACATCTTGAAGGACCGTGCCGGCCTCGGTCAGTGGCCGCACTGCGGTAGCCGCTTCTACGGCTGA
- the rplI gene encoding 50S ribosomal protein L9, producing MKLILKADIAGVGHRGDIVDVADGYGRNYLVPKGMAMLATKGAETQAKAMRRARDVRDAVDREAAEEVAKTLVATTITITAKAGPEGKLFGSVAAADIVDAVRQQSGVELDRKQLVLDEHIKDVGTHQVFAKLHSDVSFPLTIEVVAA from the coding sequence GTGAAGCTCATCTTGAAAGCCGACATCGCCGGCGTCGGCCACCGTGGCGACATCGTCGACGTGGCCGACGGCTACGGGCGCAACTACCTCGTCCCCAAGGGCATGGCCATGCTGGCCACCAAGGGTGCCGAGACCCAGGCCAAGGCCATGCGCCGCGCCCGGGACGTGCGCGACGCCGTCGACCGCGAGGCCGCCGAGGAAGTGGCCAAGACGCTGGTCGCCACGACCATCACCATCACCGCCAAGGCGGGTCCCGAGGGCAAGCTCTTCGGGTCGGTGGCGGCCGCCGACATCGTCGACGCCGTGCGCCAGCAGAGCGGCGTCGAGCTCGATCGCAAGCAGCTCGTGCTCGATGAGCACATCAAGGACGTGGGCACGCACCAGGTGTTCGCCAAGCTGCACAGCGACGTGTCGTTCCCGCTGACCATCGAGGTCGTCGCCGCGTGA
- a CDS encoding ribokinase: MTAGGVVVLGSVNVDVTVVLDRLPRAGETVSGGVLRRDHGGKGGNQAVAAARAGAAVRFVGAVGRDADGDDVLAVLAGDGVDVSAVRRVEAATGTALICVDAAGENQIAVAPGANRHASAEGLDLAGVDVVVAQLEAPLDAVAALFERARAAGARTVLNAAPVHSGQEDAIRAALGIVDVLVVNEGELDALHPNTGPVAERAAALAGPGAVLVSRGAAGVVWAAAGHDPVEVAGHRVDAVDTVGAGDALCGALAAGLALGLDDETAVRRANAAGALAATRPGARSSPTAAEVDALLAGDGTVTAP; this comes from the coding sequence ATGACGGCCGGAGGCGTCGTCGTCCTCGGCAGCGTGAACGTGGACGTCACCGTCGTGCTCGACCGGCTGCCGCGCGCCGGCGAGACCGTGAGCGGCGGGGTGCTGCGACGCGACCACGGCGGCAAGGGCGGCAACCAGGCCGTGGCCGCGGCCCGGGCGGGCGCCGCGGTGCGCTTCGTGGGCGCGGTGGGGCGCGATGCCGACGGCGACGACGTGCTGGCGGTGCTGGCCGGTGACGGCGTGGACGTGTCGGCGGTGCGCCGGGTCGAGGCGGCCACAGGCACGGCGCTCATCTGCGTCGACGCCGCCGGCGAGAACCAGATCGCCGTGGCCCCCGGCGCCAACCGCCACGCGTCCGCGGAGGGTCTCGACCTCGCCGGCGTCGACGTGGTGGTGGCCCAACTCGAGGCACCGCTCGACGCCGTGGCGGCGCTGTTCGAGCGGGCCCGGGCGGCTGGGGCCCGCACCGTGTTGAACGCCGCTCCCGTCCACTCCGGCCAGGAGGACGCCATCCGCGCCGCCCTCGGCATCGTCGACGTCCTCGTGGTGAACGAGGGCGAGCTCGACGCCCTGCACCCGAACACCGGGCCCGTGGCCGAGCGAGCCGCCGCACTCGCCGGCCCGGGGGCCGTGCTGGTCAGCCGGGGCGCTGCCGGCGTCGTGTGGGCGGCGGCGGGACACGACCCTGTCGAGGTCGCCGGCCACCGGGTCGACGCCGTCGACACCGTCGGAGCCGGCGACGCCCTCTGCGGCGCCCTCGCCGCCGGTCTGGCCCTCGGCCTGGACGACGAGACCGCGGTGCGCCGCGCCAACGCCGCCGGCGCGCTCGCGGCCACCCGGCCCGGCGCCCGCTCGTCGCCGACGGCGGCCGAGGTGGACGCGCTCCTGGCCGGCGACGGCACGGTCACGGCGCCATGA
- a CDS encoding class I SAM-dependent methyltransferase translates to MDATDWDRRYEGADYVWAIEPNRFVAEQVLPLVPGRALDLGAGEGRNTVWLATRGWDATAVDFSAAGMAKAERLAADHGVTVTTVVADALTHEVGAQAWDLVVLSYLQLPTDERLGVIATAAAGVAPGGTLLIVAHDRTNLERGYGGPQDPDVLYDVDESVAAIAAADPGLTPVVATVVGRLVEKDDGEHVALDTLVVARRR, encoded by the coding sequence ATGGACGCCACCGACTGGGACCGCCGCTATGAGGGCGCCGACTACGTCTGGGCCATCGAGCCGAACCGGTTCGTGGCCGAACAGGTGCTGCCCCTCGTGCCGGGCCGGGCGCTGGACCTCGGCGCCGGCGAGGGCCGCAACACCGTGTGGCTGGCAACCCGGGGCTGGGACGCCACGGCCGTCGACTTCTCCGCCGCGGGGATGGCCAAGGCCGAGCGCCTGGCGGCCGACCACGGCGTCACCGTCACCACGGTCGTCGCCGACGCCCTCACTCATGAGGTCGGGGCGCAGGCGTGGGACCTGGTCGTGCTCTCGTACCTCCAACTGCCGACCGACGAGCGCCTCGGCGTCATCGCGACGGCGGCGGCCGGCGTCGCCCCCGGCGGCACCTTGTTGATCGTGGCCCACGACCGCACCAACCTCGAGCGGGGCTACGGCGGCCCACAGGACCCCGACGTGCTCTACGACGTCGACGAGTCCGTCGCCGCCATCGCCGCCGCCGACCCCGGTCTCACCCCGGTGGTGGCCACGGTCGTCGGCCGACTCGTCGAGAAGGACGACGGCGAGCACGTCGCCCTCGACACCCTGGTCGTCGCCCGCCGGCGCTGA
- a CDS encoding TIGR03617 family F420-dependent LLM class oxidoreductase, which translates to MRLATTVPTGDPRGSGALFAELEALGYDTAFSFESKHDPFLPLALASTTTSTLRLGTAVAIGFARNPMVLANVAYDLQVITEGRFVLGIGSQVRPHIEHRFSETWSHPAARMAEMVRAIKAIWATWEGEGPLDFRGRFYDHTIMIPAFDPGPNPFGPPPVFTGGFGPKMTEVAGEVADGFIVHPFHTPESLRAATLPALERGLDRSGRSLDDFEVVLVTMVVTWDEGDGDAEARARASLADQLAFYGSTPAYLPTLAAHGWEGLHPELNRLSKEGRWSEMSALIPDALMEAVAVVGPRPAIAERLAERAAGVELPRATVSLVNNRHPDPGHFGDIVADLRGLGLGLGDGLDQAPGASDA; encoded by the coding sequence GTGCGCCTCGCGACGACCGTGCCCACGGGCGACCCCCGCGGCTCGGGCGCGCTGTTCGCCGAGCTCGAGGCGCTGGGCTACGACACCGCCTTCTCGTTCGAGTCGAAGCACGACCCGTTCCTGCCCCTCGCGCTCGCCTCGACCACGACGTCGACCCTGCGCCTCGGCACCGCGGTGGCCATCGGCTTCGCCCGCAACCCCATGGTGCTGGCCAACGTCGCCTACGACCTCCAGGTCATCACCGAGGGCCGCTTCGTCCTCGGCATCGGCTCGCAGGTGCGGCCCCACATCGAGCACCGGTTCAGCGAGACGTGGTCGCACCCGGCCGCTCGCATGGCCGAGATGGTCCGGGCCATCAAGGCGATCTGGGCCACGTGGGAGGGCGAGGGCCCGCTGGACTTCCGGGGGCGCTTCTACGACCACACCATCATGATCCCGGCCTTCGACCCCGGCCCGAACCCCTTCGGCCCGCCGCCCGTGTTCACCGGGGGCTTCGGGCCGAAGATGACCGAGGTGGCCGGCGAGGTCGCCGACGGCTTCATCGTGCACCCCTTCCACACTCCCGAGTCGCTGCGCGCTGCGACCCTGCCGGCGCTGGAACGGGGCCTCGACCGCTCGGGCCGCTCCCTCGACGACTTCGAGGTCGTGCTCGTGACCATGGTCGTCACCTGGGACGAGGGCGATGGTGACGCCGAGGCCCGGGCGCGCGCGTCGCTCGCCGACCAGCTCGCCTTCTACGGCTCGACACCGGCGTACCTCCCGACCCTCGCCGCCCACGGCTGGGAGGGGCTGCACCCCGAGCTGAACCGGCTCTCCAAGGAGGGGCGCTGGTCCGAGATGAGCGCACTGATCCCCGACGCCCTGATGGAGGCGGTGGCCGTGGTCGGTCCCCGGCCGGCGATCGCGGAGCGCCTCGCCGAGCGGGCGGCCGGCGTGGAACTGCCCCGGGCGACGGTCAGCCTCGTCAACAACCGTCACCCCGACCCCGGCCACTTCGGCGACATCGTCGCCGACCTGCGCGGCCTCGGCCTCGGCCTCGGTGACGGGCTCGATCAGGCGCCGGGAGCGTCGGACGCATGA